The following nucleotide sequence is from Endozoicomonas sp. GU-1.
ATCCTCACGAATACCTCCGAAAAAACATTCATCGGGAAGGACACACTATGTTATGCAACTCCCGTTTAACCCGCTCTAGCTGATGCCCATAGCAAGAGCCAGAACCACACTCAGCCGCCGGGTTCCATAAAGGTCCGGCTTACCGGGCAATCGCAATTCAGTATTAGCCACAGTCAGCACCTGATCAAGTTGACCAAAAGCTGCCAATACCCGCTATTTAGACAGTAGCTGATCCAGCGAACAGTTCCAGCGCTTCCAGTCTGGCACTGTTTACTGTCTGCAACCTCTGAATCAGATCAGATAACCAGTTCGGATCATCAGCGATAAGAATATTCCGGAGCTGCTCATCCTGAGGCATTGGCCAGGGCAACTGCTCACAAAAAGTAAACAGACTGATGTGTCTGAGATCCCTGGCAAGGAGCCATTCGCCGTCATCGCTCTTGCTGATCAACCCCATGGCCATCAGCCGGGCAGTATGACCCTCCCAATCATCAAGAGAAACCGGAAGATCACGTTTGCGCAGATCGCTGTAATGCAACCCCCGACCCTGTTCAAACTTTTCCTGCAACTGCTTAAGGATTAATAAAATCGAGATTAACGGGTGCGGCCGCTCACCACCGGCCTGTTTGCCATAAAGATCCAGGGATCGAACCAGAACCGCACCAAACAGCACCATCAGCCAGCTCAAATACACCCAGAGCAGAAACAGAGGCACAGCGGCAAAAGCACCGTAAATCAGCTGATAGGTAGGCGACAGAGTAATAAATAAGGTAAAGCCTGCCTTGGCCAGTTCAACCAGAATGGCCACAAAAACCGCACCGGCCAGCGCATGACGAACCGGCACTTTTCTGTTGGGCACCGCCGTATACAGCAGAGTAAGAACCAATGTACTGAGAACAACCGGCATAAGGCGCAAAAGCCACTGTTCTGCGCCCAGTATGGCTGTGGTATGAGAAACCAGTTTGAAGGATGCCAGATAAGAAGTCGTAAGAAACCCGGCACTCAATA
It contains:
- a CDS encoding YihY family inner membrane protein produces the protein MAPVLQFWSSFQSFFTAVIKRFLDNRCIENAAALTYTTLFAVVPLMTVTYSILSAVPSLQDVGDTIQNFIFTSFVPSTGEMVQSYLNDFSQQARKLTSIGIAFLLVTSFLMLRTIDKALNTIWQVAHVRRGMTGFLLYWAILSLGPVLLSAGFLTTSYLASFKLVSHTTAILGAEQWLLRLMPVVLSTLVLTLLYTAVPNRKVPVRHALAGAVFVAILVELAKAGFTLFITLSPTYQLIYGAFAAVPLFLLWVYLSWLMVLFGAVLVRSLDLYGKQAGGERPHPLISILLILKQLQEKFEQGRGLHYSDLRKRDLPVSLDDWEGHTARLMAMGLISKSDDGEWLLARDLRHISLFTFCEQLPWPMPQDEQLRNILIADDPNWLSDLIQRLQTVNSARLEALELFAGSATV